The Chitinophaga sp. H8 genome contains a region encoding:
- a CDS encoding glycoside hydrolase family 43 protein, with amino-acid sequence MVLSMLFYLACAFKAPGLPFAREAIFLADPTVFYEKGTYYLYGTGGSRDGFLVYTSTNLKDWKGPAGVKEGYALLKGESYGTKGFWAPQVFKYQGKYYMAYTADENIAIATGDSPLGPFKQTTLKALGGTGHKIDPFVFIDDDGKIYLYHVRLDKGNRLFVTAMEPDLSGLKETTTQLCFEVSDVWENTAHTGWPVTEGPTVLKYQQKYYLFYSANDFRNVDYAVGYAVAPTPYGPWKKYSGNPIISKQHIPAQGTGHGDFITGPNGDLWYVFHTHAGNSKVSPRKTALVKARFIKTGPTDYKVGIDTASFYYLTTNKDN; translated from the coding sequence ATGGTACTGTCCATGTTGTTTTACCTGGCCTGCGCTTTTAAAGCGCCAGGCCTTCCTTTTGCCCGGGAGGCTATCTTCCTGGCAGATCCTACGGTCTTTTATGAGAAAGGGACCTACTATCTGTATGGCACGGGTGGCAGCCGGGATGGTTTTCTGGTGTATACGTCTACAAATCTGAAAGACTGGAAAGGTCCTGCGGGGGTAAAAGAGGGATACGCCCTGCTGAAGGGGGAGAGTTATGGAACGAAAGGCTTCTGGGCTCCTCAGGTATTTAAATATCAGGGTAAATATTACATGGCCTATACCGCAGATGAAAATATTGCCATTGCAACAGGTGATAGCCCGTTAGGGCCGTTTAAACAAACTACGTTGAAAGCACTTGGGGGAACAGGGCATAAAATAGATCCTTTTGTTTTTATAGATGATGATGGGAAGATATACCTGTATCATGTACGATTGGACAAAGGCAACCGGCTGTTTGTAACAGCAATGGAGCCGGACTTGTCAGGCCTGAAGGAAACTACCACACAACTGTGTTTTGAGGTCAGTGATGTCTGGGAAAATACGGCGCATACTGGTTGGCCGGTGACGGAAGGGCCTACGGTATTAAAGTACCAGCAAAAGTATTACCTTTTTTATTCGGCAAATGATTTCAGGAATGTGGATTATGCGGTAGGCTACGCTGTAGCCCCTACGCCATATGGCCCCTGGAAGAAATATAGCGGTAATCCTATTATCAGTAAGCAGCATATACCGGCACAAGGCACCGGTCATGGCGATTTTATCACCGGCCCTAATGGAGATTTGTGGTATGTGTTCCATACACACGCAGGTAATTCAAAAGTATCTCCCAGAAAAACAGCATTGGTAAAGGCCCGGTTTATTAAAACGGGTCCCACTGACTACAAGGTGGGAATAGATACTGCCAGCTTTTACTATTTGACAACAAATAAAGACAATTAA
- a CDS encoding glycoside hydrolase family 2 protein, whose protein sequence is MKKSSLFLLLGLLAQAIAVQAQQSAWKIVPGKISTPWSEKVDPAATLQEYPRPQLVRENWKNLNGLWNYAIVAKGQSQPAAYQGKILVPFAIESALSGVGKTVGKDSTLWYHTTFTLSAATKGKQVLLHFGAVDWETVVYINGKQVGTHQGGFDPFSFDITPYLKKGSQQELSLSVWDPTDEGPQPRGKQVRKPEGIWYTPVTGIWQTVWLETVAPTHIVSTRQTPDIDQQTLTVTADIAALKTGDQVKVSAWDGAQQITETTINEGAPAVLKINAPKLWSPENPFLYDLRVTILRNGKKIDEVKSYFAMRKSSFGKDQQGIQRMLLNNKFVFQYGPLDQGWWPDGLYTAPTDEALKFDIEKTKEMGFNMIRKHIKIEPARWYYHCDKLGVLVWQDMPSGDLGNHWEQRPGVLGNGTDKQRTPASEGYYKKEWNAIIDALYNHPSIVVWVPFNEAWGQFKTVEITEWTMKKDPSRLVNSASGGNFHPVGHIIDLHNYPEPAMPRPDVFGEKQVLVLGEFGGLGLPVEGHVWQQKDNWGYQSFKTAADLFKRYANLMVRLETLIKSGLSAAVYTQTTDVEVEINGLMTYDRKVMKNPAAQLNEVHQKLYNPALVTLKP, encoded by the coding sequence ATGAAGAAATCTTCTCTGTTCCTGCTTTTAGGTTTATTGGCGCAGGCAATTGCAGTACAGGCGCAACAGTCCGCATGGAAAATAGTGCCGGGAAAAATATCCACCCCCTGGAGTGAAAAAGTAGATCCGGCAGCTACCTTACAGGAGTATCCCCGTCCACAGCTGGTACGGGAAAACTGGAAAAACCTCAACGGATTGTGGAACTACGCAATTGTAGCGAAAGGACAAAGCCAGCCTGCGGCATATCAGGGTAAAATATTAGTACCGTTTGCAATTGAGTCTGCGCTGTCTGGTGTAGGCAAAACGGTGGGAAAAGATAGTACCCTGTGGTATCATACTACTTTCACTTTGTCGGCAGCTACAAAAGGTAAGCAGGTATTACTGCATTTTGGTGCAGTAGACTGGGAAACTGTGGTATACATCAATGGAAAACAGGTGGGCACACATCAGGGCGGATTTGATCCTTTCTCTTTTGATATTACGCCTTATCTGAAAAAAGGCAGCCAACAGGAACTGTCGCTCAGCGTATGGGATCCAACGGATGAAGGTCCTCAACCCCGTGGTAAACAGGTAAGAAAACCGGAAGGTATCTGGTATACGCCTGTAACCGGTATCTGGCAAACTGTATGGCTGGAGACCGTTGCCCCAACACATATCGTATCTACCAGACAAACACCGGATATTGATCAGCAAACACTTACTGTAACGGCTGATATCGCTGCACTGAAAACGGGCGACCAGGTAAAGGTGTCTGCCTGGGATGGTGCACAGCAAATAACCGAAACAACGATTAATGAAGGTGCACCGGCGGTGCTGAAGATCAACGCGCCCAAATTGTGGTCACCTGAAAATCCTTTCCTGTATGATCTCCGCGTTACCATCCTCCGTAATGGTAAAAAAATAGATGAAGTAAAAAGTTACTTTGCTATGCGTAAGTCATCCTTTGGAAAAGACCAGCAAGGGATACAACGCATGTTGCTGAATAACAAATTTGTATTCCAGTATGGTCCGCTGGATCAGGGTTGGTGGCCCGACGGCTTATATACTGCGCCTACGGATGAAGCCCTGAAATTTGATATCGAAAAAACAAAGGAAATGGGCTTTAATATGATCCGGAAGCATATTAAAATAGAACCTGCCCGCTGGTATTACCACTGTGATAAATTAGGCGTGTTGGTATGGCAGGATATGCCAAGTGGTGACCTGGGGAATCACTGGGAACAACGCCCGGGTGTATTGGGAAATGGTACGGATAAACAACGTACACCCGCTTCCGAAGGATATTATAAAAAAGAATGGAATGCCATTATAGATGCATTGTACAATCATCCTTCCATTGTAGTTTGGGTACCTTTTAATGAAGCATGGGGTCAGTTTAAAACGGTAGAAATCACCGAGTGGACCATGAAGAAAGATCCTTCCCGGTTGGTAAACAGTGCCAGTGGTGGTAACTTCCATCCGGTGGGCCATATCATCGATCTGCACAACTACCCGGAGCCTGCGATGCCAAGGCCGGATGTATTTGGTGAAAAGCAGGTATTGGTACTGGGCGAATTTGGCGGTCTGGGATTACCGGTAGAGGGCCACGTGTGGCAGCAAAAGGATAACTGGGGATACCAGAGCTTTAAAACAGCTGCCGACCTTTTTAAAAGATATGCTAATTTAATGGTGCGGCTGGAAACACTGATCAAAAGTGGTTTGTCTGCAGCAGTGTATACGCAAACCACTGATGTAGAGGTTGAAATCAACGGGTTGATGACATACGACCGTAAAGTGATGAAGAACCCCGCCGCACAACTGAACGAGGTACATCAAAAATTATATAATCCCGCTTTGGTTACTTTAAAACCGTAA
- a CDS encoding aldose epimerase family protein, whose amino-acid sequence MNLLKLSSGIALACIIALGACNQTPGKQTAANGVDSIQQVKFPLHTAFQQMIDGKKTGLFVLKNKNGMQLAMTNYGGRIVGLLVPDKNGKLTDVVVGFDTVEKYQQSTEPYFGATIGRYGNRIAKGKFKLDGKTYTLFTNNGPNTLHGGKKGFQDVVWDAQQPDSQTLELTYLSKDMEEGFPGNLQVKVTYRLTEDNEVKIDYEASTDKKTVVNLTNHAFFNLNGEGSGNILKHILQINGNEYTPVDSTLIPTGKKQAVAGTPFDFNEPTAIGARIDQENEQLKFGKGYDHNFVLNANKGGGLNLAATVVGEVSGIKMEVLTTEPGLQFYSGNFMQSKNTFKGSAKDDFRTAFCLETQHFPDSPNQPSFPSTVLNPGQKYQTSSVYRFSLK is encoded by the coding sequence ATGAATCTTTTAAAACTTTCTTCAGGCATTGCGCTTGCCTGCATTATAGCGTTAGGGGCATGTAATCAGACACCGGGCAAACAAACAGCAGCCAACGGGGTGGATAGTATACAACAGGTGAAGTTCCCTTTACATACCGCCTTTCAGCAAATGATTGATGGTAAAAAAACAGGCTTGTTCGTACTCAAAAATAAAAACGGCATGCAGCTGGCGATGACCAACTATGGCGGGCGTATTGTGGGATTGCTGGTACCGGATAAAAACGGGAAACTGACCGATGTAGTAGTGGGGTTTGACACCGTGGAAAAATACCAGCAATCTACCGAACCCTATTTTGGTGCTACCATAGGCCGGTATGGCAACCGTATCGCGAAAGGCAAGTTTAAGCTGGATGGAAAAACATATACCTTGTTCACCAATAATGGCCCCAATACCTTGCATGGAGGTAAAAAAGGCTTCCAGGATGTGGTATGGGATGCGCAGCAACCGGACTCCCAGACGCTGGAATTAACTTACCTCTCAAAAGATATGGAGGAAGGCTTCCCCGGGAATCTCCAGGTAAAGGTGACCTACAGGCTTACAGAAGACAATGAAGTGAAAATAGATTATGAGGCCAGTACGGATAAAAAAACAGTGGTGAACCTGACCAACCACGCCTTCTTTAACCTGAACGGGGAGGGAAGTGGTAATATCCTGAAGCATATATTGCAGATCAACGGAAATGAATATACTCCGGTAGACTCCACCTTAATACCTACAGGTAAAAAACAGGCGGTAGCGGGTACTCCTTTTGACTTTAATGAGCCAACGGCTATTGGGGCAAGGATAGATCAGGAGAACGAACAGCTGAAGTTTGGAAAGGGATATGACCACAACTTTGTATTGAATGCTAATAAAGGAGGTGGATTAAATCTGGCGGCAACTGTAGTAGGAGAGGTGTCCGGTATTAAAATGGAAGTGCTGACTACTGAGCCGGGATTGCAATTCTATAGCGGTAACTTCATGCAAAGCAAAAATACTTTTAAAGGAAGTGCCAAAGATGATTTCAGAACAGCTTTTTGTCTGGAAACACAACATTTCCCGGATTCGCCTAACCAACCATCCTTTCCTTCCACAGTGCTGAATCCCGGACAAAAATATCAAACCAGTTCAGTATACCGTTTTTCCCTGAAGTAA
- a CDS encoding beta-L-arabinofuranosidase domain-containing protein → MKPVLLTTALFTVLLTGFTPGSTKDVLPDPPAKNAFVLPVYTPLPLGAIKPKGWLLHQLQIMRDGTTGHLDEVYDKVKHDNGWTGGKGDGWEETPYWLDGAVPLAYLLEDKTLQTKVLKYINWTLDHQRPSGYFGPLTKGERERGIQITAANCDEGEDWWPKMVMLKVLRQYYTATNDPRVLPFMTKYFHYQLEVLKKCQLGKWTEWASSRGADNVLTAQWLYTKTKDARLLELAEMIASQAFAWSTWLGNRDWVIGAAAQQNSDHWMRRHGVNVAMGLKDPAVNYQRTGDKRYLDALHTGFSDLMALHGLPMGIFSADEDLNGNDPTQGTELCAIVESMFSLEETIGVTGDIRYMDALERMTFNALPTQTTDDYNGKQYFQIANQVQVKRGVFNFSLPFDREMNNVFGMRSGYTCCLANMHQGWTKFASHLWYATADNGLAALAFSPNEVTTKVGKSGTEVTIREITDYPFEDMVHFEFTAKTPATFLFQIRIPSWCAEAVITVNGSELRREKGGQVITINRTWKNKDKLSLQLPMTVTTSNWGRNSRAVERGPLVYALKLKEKWEKGHQQDEGDYFSIYPENDWNYGLLEQTIQAPEKDLKVKQVKPVTDSFVWNLAHAPIEITAPAKQIPGWQLSNDVAPQPVTDRNGIYKGKVAAEQTAITLVPYGCTKVRIVAFPVVK, encoded by the coding sequence ATGAAGCCAGTTTTGCTAACTACTGCGTTATTTACTGTTTTACTCACTGGTTTTACACCAGGCAGTACAAAGGATGTTTTACCTGATCCACCGGCTAAAAATGCCTTTGTATTGCCGGTGTATACACCTCTGCCATTGGGGGCTATTAAACCTAAAGGATGGTTGCTGCACCAGTTGCAGATTATGCGGGATGGTACCACGGGACACCTGGATGAAGTATATGACAAGGTAAAGCATGATAACGGCTGGACGGGTGGCAAGGGAGATGGCTGGGAAGAAACGCCCTACTGGCTGGATGGTGCAGTGCCACTGGCTTATCTGCTGGAGGATAAGACCCTGCAGACAAAAGTGTTGAAGTATATTAACTGGACACTGGATCATCAGCGTCCTTCCGGTTATTTTGGCCCGCTCACAAAAGGGGAAAGAGAGCGGGGGATACAGATCACTGCAGCGAATTGTGATGAGGGAGAGGATTGGTGGCCTAAAATGGTGATGCTGAAAGTACTGCGCCAGTATTATACAGCCACTAATGATCCCCGTGTGCTTCCGTTTATGACAAAGTATTTTCATTACCAGTTGGAAGTACTAAAAAAATGCCAGCTGGGTAAATGGACCGAATGGGCTTCTTCCCGCGGGGCCGATAATGTATTGACAGCACAATGGCTTTATACCAAAACCAAAGACGCGCGATTACTGGAGCTGGCTGAGATGATTGCTTCACAGGCTTTTGCCTGGAGTACCTGGCTGGGCAACCGCGACTGGGTAATAGGTGCTGCAGCGCAGCAGAATAGTGATCACTGGATGCGCCGTCATGGCGTAAATGTGGCGATGGGACTTAAAGATCCTGCAGTGAACTATCAAAGAACTGGGGACAAAAGATACCTGGATGCGTTGCATACCGGATTTTCTGACCTGATGGCATTACACGGATTGCCTATGGGCATTTTCTCTGCAGATGAGGATCTTAACGGTAATGATCCTACGCAGGGTACGGAGCTGTGTGCTATTGTTGAATCCATGTTTTCTCTGGAAGAAACGATCGGGGTGACAGGCGATATACGCTATATGGATGCCCTGGAACGGATGACTTTTAATGCACTGCCCACCCAAACAACGGATGATTATAACGGGAAGCAGTATTTTCAGATCGCTAACCAGGTGCAGGTAAAAAGGGGCGTGTTTAATTTTTCCCTGCCTTTTGACAGGGAAATGAATAATGTATTTGGTATGAGAAGCGGCTACACCTGCTGCCTGGCTAATATGCACCAGGGATGGACCAAGTTTGCGTCCCATCTTTGGTATGCTACCGCGGATAATGGACTGGCAGCATTGGCATTTAGTCCCAATGAAGTAACCACCAAAGTAGGCAAATCGGGCACGGAAGTAACCATCCGGGAAATAACCGACTATCCGTTTGAGGATATGGTTCATTTCGAATTTACCGCTAAAACACCTGCTACATTTCTTTTTCAGATAAGAATTCCATCCTGGTGTGCAGAGGCAGTAATAACGGTAAACGGGAGTGAATTAAGACGGGAAAAAGGCGGACAGGTAATCACCATCAACAGAACCTGGAAAAATAAGGATAAGCTGTCCCTGCAATTGCCGATGACCGTAACCACCTCTAACTGGGGGCGTAATTCCAGGGCCGTGGAAAGAGGCCCGCTGGTATATGCGCTGAAGTTAAAAGAGAAATGGGAAAAAGGACATCAGCAGGACGAAGGGGATTATTTCAGCATCTACCCGGAAAATGACTGGAATTATGGATTGTTGGAACAAACCATTCAGGCGCCTGAAAAAGACCTGAAGGTAAAGCAGGTAAAACCGGTAACGGACAGTTTTGTATGGAACCTGGCGCATGCGCCGATAGAAATCACTGCTCCTGCTAAGCAGATCCCCGGATGGCAGCTGTCAAACGATGTGGCACCACAGCCGGTAACAGACAGAAATGGTATTTACAAAGGAAAAGTAGCTGCAGAACAAACAGCCATTACGCTGGTACCTTATGGTTGTACCAAAGTGCGTATTGTAGCTTTTCCGGTAGTGAAGTAA